Part of the Labilibaculum antarcticum genome, GCTTCAAATAATATTTTAGCAAGAGCTCAACTTGAAATAACAGAATAACAACTAACTACAAATAAAAACGAAACGCATGAAACTTGCCTCCAACAGGTAATTTTTATGCGTTATTTTTTTAAGACACTATCCGGCAAAGTGTGTAAGTAATATTTCTCGAAGTAGTCCGCAAAACTTATTTTTCAGCTCACTAAAAATTCCATCCCAAATAATTTCAACCAATACTAATTATCAGAATTATCTTCATCGGGCACGTAATCCAAAATATCGGCAGGTTTACAATCCAATTCTTTGCATATCGCCTCAAGTGTAGAAAAACGAATGGCTTTCGCTTTACCACTTTTCAAGATGGATAAATTGGCTACAGTAATCCCAATTCGATCTGCAAGTACTTTCGAACTCATCTTTCGCTTGGCCAACATCACATCTAAATTTGTTATAATAGGCATAAAATCAATCTCTCCGTTAAATTGTTAATTCGCTCTCCTCTTTCATATCAATTCCTGCTTTGTACACTTGAGCAATTGCAAGAATTATCAAAGCTGGAAAAATCCCAAACAATACACTAAAGTCAGGATTAACATGGATTGCTATATCCATAACATGTAAATCTTTCAAAAAAAGATATGAATAAATAGTAGATTCAATAAACACATAAATACAAAAAATGATTGAAATAAGACCAACCCTCTTAATTCGAATGTAATTTTCGCGAACGAAGAACAGATTACTCTTTGAAGCTAATGATATTGATCCAAAAACCTCCTTTAATTGCCTTGTTATAAACACCACAACACCAAACAATACAAACTGATCTAACCAACTGAGAATCCAATAAAATAGATTATTTATTTCAAGAACACGTGGCAAAATATAGAACTCACCAACACCATCAAACTTACTACCATCAAGCATTGTAAAACTAGTCGGAAGCTCTACGAAACTTGAAATTAACTTAAATCTCATTTCTACCGCTCCATCCCACTCAAAAATTAAATCCATAAAAAATGACAATATAACACCAACTAGGCCTAAAAGGCTGACTATATAGAACAAATAAAAAGATGATGCTAACTGCCTTAAAACTATTTTGTTACTTTTCATAGCAATAATATATTAGATATATGATTACACGAATTTAGCATAAATACTCGTTTTACAACTATTTATTATCGCTTTTCAATAATTTCATATTGACATACAACAATTAACGCCTAGAAATTAGACTTCTCATGCTAATACATTCTTTCCTCAAATAATATCCATAATTCCATTCAAATTCCTGAAGTTGAATTTTATTATTTCTCGCAAGTAAAGCTGAATTTCCCAAAAACCAGGATGAAATAATGGGCGGAAATCTCAATTGGGACAATATTACGCCAAACTAAAAAAGAAAAAACCAAAACAATTGAATTCTATTGTTCACGCGCTTCACAAACTATATTTGAAGATTTGGATCGTTTGAAATGCGCTAATTGTTGCAGGAGTATTAGTCCGATTGTTATCGCCAAGGATATTGCCCCCTGACAAAATAGTTTAGAGGGAAACCTTCGGAGTTTATCAAGTAGTCGATTGCCTTAAAAGAAAAAAGAACAAGTCTAAGCAAGAATCTTTTCAATTCGATTTCTATCTTTAAGCCGCCTAAGCAATCAATTACATGAACCGAACAGTAATTCTAATCTTCATTTATCTTCTTGTTACTCTTTCGGCGAAAGCCCAAAGCGGTGGTGAGAACATCTACGAATTCCTTAATTTGGGGAGTTCGGCCAGAGTTGCAGCCATGGGAGGAGATCAAATTGCATTGGACGATGTTGATGCTGATTATTCCTTTTACAATCCTGCTGCCCTACATCCCGATTTAGATCAGAAAGTGGCATTGAATTACGTAAATTACCTCACAGATATCAATTACGGATACGCTTCCTACACCAAATATTACAAGAAGATTGGCACCTTTTCGTTGGCCATGCATTACGTGAACTATGGAAAATTTACCGAAGCAAATGAGTTTGGAGAACGAACCGGTAATTTCAAGGCTTCCGATTACGCCTTAATTATTAGCTATGGCCGTCAATTGAATACAAATTTTCGGGTAGGTGCTTCCGTGAAACCAATCTATTCGTCTTTAGAGAAATACAGTTCTTTTGGCTTGGCCGCCGATTTGGCTCTGATCTACGACAGCTCCAACAAACTATTCAGAACTTCTATTGTTGCCCGGAATTTTGGCTATCAAATAAAAGCCTACTACGGATCGCATCGGGAAGATCTTCCTAATGAAATTTTGATTGGAATGAGCACCAAACTGCAATATGCACCCTTTCGTTTTGCGCTCACCTATCGCCATTTGGAAGAATTCGATACGAGCTACGAATCAGAATTAAACAGTGAAGACAATTCCTTTTCAAAATCAAACAAAAACAGTTTCTCCGACAAAGCTCTGAAACACCTTATTTTAGGCATCGAATTTTTGCCATCGAAAAACTTCAGCATTCGATTAGGTTACAACTTTCAGCGAAGAGCAGAACTTAAAGTAGATGAAAAAACCTCTACCGTTGGATTCACTTGGGGATTCGGAGTAAAAGTGTCCCGTTTCCACATAAATTTTGCTTCTGCGAAGTATCATTTAGCTGGCACGAGCAATCATTTTTCCATAAGTACCCGCTTAAGCGACTTCAATTTCAGATGATTTTTATCGAAAAAGCGCATTTCAATCGTTTACAGGAAGCCATATGGTTTTACACCCCCTTTTTTAGTGGGATTTCTCACAATTTGATGGATTTTCTTTATACTTTTGTATCCAATTGCACAAAAAAATCGAGCAATAAAAAGAATGGATATACCTGAAAAGAAACTAATTATAGCAATTGACGGACATTCGTCGTGCGGAAAAAGTACTGTAGCCAAAGATTTGGCAAAAAAAATTGGATATACTTATATCGATAGTGGTGCAATGTATAGAGTGATTACTCTTTTTGCAATGCGAAACAACTTAATTTCCGGTGACAAAGTAGATGAAAACAAGTTGGCTCATTTAATCAGTCAGGTAAATATCTCTTTTCAGTACAACACTGAGAAACAGCGTCACGAAACTTATTTAAATGCCGAATTGGTTGAAGATGAGATTCGAAAAATGGATGTTTCGAACAAGGTTAGCCTGATCGCAAAAATTAAATTTGTTCGCGAAAAGATGGTGGCTTTCCAACGTGAATTGAGCAAAGAAGGTGGTGTGATCATGGATGGTCGCGATATTGGAACAGTTGTTTTTCCAAATGCCGATTTAAAGATATTTATGACTGCTGATGTGGAAATAAGAGCCATTCGCCGCTATAAAGAACTTAAAAACAAAGGAGAAGATATTTCTTTGAATGAAATCAGAGAGAACGTTTCAAAAAGAGATTTTATTGATGAAAATCGTGACGAAAGTCCGCTCCGAAAAGCTGATGATGCAATCATCCTTAACAACAGCCATTTGACTCCTGAAGAACAATTGGATTGGATTGTTGATCGCATGAATGAGATTAAGTAATCAACGGAATAGGAATAGAGAATGAAGATTGAAATTGATTCCAATGCTGGATTCTGCTTTGGCGTAGTAAATGCCATAAATAAAGCAGAAGGAATACTAAAAGAAGAAAATCAACTTTATTGTATTGGTGATATCGTTCACAACAATATTGAAGTTGATCGTCTTACTGCTCAAGGATTAAAATCGATCAGTCATGTTCAGTTTTCAAAATTATCAGGAGAAAAAGTTTTATTTAGAGCACATGGAGAGCCTCCTACCTCTTATGAAACTGCAAAAAAACAAAACATCGAAATTATTGATGCTTCTTGTCCTGTAGTTTTGAACTTACAAAAGAAAATAAAAAAAGCGTACCTGGAGATTCAGAAATCCAAAGGACAAATAATTATATACGGTAAAAAAGGTCATGCAGAGGTAAATGGTCTGGTAGGTCAAACCGAAGGCAAGGCAATTGTTGTTGAAAACACAGAAGATCTGAAATTGGTGAATTTCAGCTTGCCTGTCGTGTTGTTTTCACAGACAACAAAAACCATTAGCGGCTTTGCTGAAATTTCAGAACATCTGGAAAAAAAATGCAAAAGCAGTCTGATTATCAACGACACCATTTGCAGAAAAGTATCAAATCGTGTTCCTCTATTGGAAGAATTTGCAAACCAACACGATGTGATCATTTTTGTGAGCGGAAAAAAAAGCTCGAACGGAAAATTACTGTTCGATGTCTGTAAAAAAACGAATCAAAACAGTCACTTTATCACTTGCCCTGATGAACTGAATATGGATTGGTTTGTGAATGCGCAATCAGTTGGTGTAAGCGGTGCAACATCCACTCCCAACTGGCTGATGAATGAAACAATGGAAAAAATAAAACTTGAAAACAAAAGCGATTTAAGCATGTCTAAAATTAAGAAAATTGGAGTTCTAACTTCAGGAGGAGATGCTCCAGGAATGAATGCAGCCATCAGAGCTGTTGTACGTGCTGCGATCTACAACAAACTTGAGGTTGTAGGTATAATGCAAGGATACGAAGGCTTAATTAATGGAGAAATCAAAAAAATGAAATCTCATGATGTAAGCAACATTATTCAACGAGGAGGAACCATTCTTTGTTCGGCCAGAAGTGAAGAATTTAGAACCGTAGAAGGAAGGAAAAAGGCACATGAGCAAATGATTGCCAACAAAATTGATGCTCTTGTTGTTATTGGCGGAGATGGAACTTTTTCAGGAGCCCGTGTTTTTACTCAGGAATATGATATCCCTGTAGTTGGAATTCCGGGTACTATTGATAATGATTTGTTCGGTACCGATTATACCATTGGTTACGATACAGCTATCAATACTGTAACTGAAGCTGTTGATAAGATACGAGATACTGCGAGTGCTCACAACCGTTTATTCTTTATTGAAGTAATGGGACGTGATGCTGGTTTTATTGCTTTACGCAGCGGTATTGCTACGGGAGCAGAAGCAATTTTGATCCCTGAAAGAGAAACTCACACTCAAGAGTTGCAAACATACCTTGAAAAAGAATACAAAGAACACAAAACGAGTGGTATTGTAATTGTAGCCGAAGGTGATAAATCGGGTGGTGCCTATACAATTGCTCAGGAAATTGGGAAAGATCATCCTGAATACGATATCCGTGTTTCGATATTGGGTCACATGCAAAGAGGTGGTTCTCCATCAGCTTTCGACCGCGTAACTGCATCTACTTTAGGTGTTGCTGCTGTTGATGCATTACTTGATGATCAGAAGAGCATCATGGTAGGATTGGTGCACGGTGAAGTTTCACATGTTTCATTCAACAAAGCAATTAAAAACAAAAAGAAAGTAAAAGATTCATTACTGATTCTTAACGATATTCTTTCGATCTAAATTATCAAACGCGGTGGTTTTTGTTCATGCATAGTTTTCCCTTTTAGGAAATAACATCGGAATGATGAGATTCTAATCAGAACTCATAACTTTGAGGAAAATGAACACTTTAATGAACAAGACTACCGATTTTGCAGATATCATACTACCACTTCCATTGGCTCAGCTTTTTACCTACTCTATTCCAGAGGAATTAAAAGCTGATGTTGCCATTGGAAAAAGGGTAGTTGTTCCTTTCGGCAGTAAAAAGTTCTACACCGGAATTGTAAAAAGCATTCACAATACTCCTCCAACAGATTATTCCACCAAAGAGATTATCACTTGTCTGGATGAATCTCCAATTATCAATTCATTTCAATTCAGTTTTTGGGAGTGGATTTCACAATACTATCAGTGTACAATAGGTGACGTTTTTAAGGCAGCTCTTCCTTCCGGATTAAAGTTGGAAAGTCAGACCAAGATAACTGTAAATGAAAATTTTCAGGCTCAGGAAGTTCTTAGCAAAACCGAGGAACAAATTCTGAATGTACTAAAGCATTCAAAAGATGTAAATATTTCGACTTTAAATCAGGCAACTGGTCTAAAAAACACCCTACCACAGGTAAAATCTTTGCTTGAAAAAGGAGCTGTTTCTATTGAGGAACAAATCATTAACACCTATAAAGAGAAAAAGAAAGAATTTGTTCGACTGGCATCTAATTTTAACGAATCAGATATAGCGGCTGTAATTGATGGCTTAAAAAGAGCTAAAAAACAGCAGGAGATTCTTCACTCCTACCTCAATCTTTCCAAACACTATTTTGAAGAAAATGCCCTTAAAGTTTCGGTGACAGAACTTCTAAAGTCTATTGATGCCTCGAAAGGAATTTTAAAAAGTTTAGTCGAAAAAAACATTCTTGAAATTTACCATGAAAAACTGGATCGGATTGATCTTTCGGAAACGGAAACTTCGGGACTAAAAGAGTTGAATGAACATCAGCAGAAAGCAATTATTGAGACCCGTAAGCAATTCGAGGAAAAGAATTGTGTGTTGCTTCACGGAGTAACTTCAAGCGGTAAAACCGAGATATACATTCATTTGATTCAAGAGCAATTACAGCAAGGTAAACAGGTTCTTTACCTTCTCCCAGAAATTGCTTTAACAACTCAGATTATTAACCGCTTACGAACCGTATTTGGAAATAAGGTAGGAATCTATCATTCCAAATTTAACGATGCCGAGCGCGTAGAAATCTACAACAACATCAATCAAAATGATCCTGAAAATGCCTATCAGGTTATTTTAGGGGTTCGATCATCGATATTCCTGCCTTTCAAAAACTTAGGTTTGGTTATTGTCGATGAAGAGCATGAAAACACTTACAAACAGTTTGATCCGGCTCCCCGGTATCACGCCCGCGATGCTTCTCTTTATCTGGCTCATCTGCACAAAGCAAAAACCTTATTGGGTACTGCAACTCCAGCAATAGAAACCTACTACAATGCCAAAACGGGCAAGTATGGTTTGGTAGAATTGTTTCAGCGACACCAAAATCTGGAAATGCCCGAAATAATTATTGCTGATGTAAAAGAAGCAACGCGAAAGAAACAAATGAAATCAATGTTCTCTCCTCAACTGATGCAAATGATGGAGACTTGCCTGGAGAATAAGGAACAGATTATTTTATTTCAGAACAGAAGAGGATATTCTCCCTACCTGGAATGTAAAAGTTGTGGATGGGTTCCTCATTGTCCAAACTGTTCGGTTAGCTTAACGTATCACCGATACAACAATCAGCTGGTTTGCCATTACTGTGCACACAGTATTCATCCGCCAACGAGTTGTGAGCATTGCGGTTCAACCGAAATTGAAGACCGGGGATTTGGAACCGAAAAAATTGAAGAAGAATTGACGGGCTTATTTCCTGATGCACGAATTGCACGAATGGATTTGGATACCACTCGAAAAAAGATGGCTTACGAAAAACTCATTTACAAATTCGAAAACAATGAACTCGATATTTTAGTAGGGACGCAAATGGTTTCAAAGGGTCTCGATTTTGATAATGTTAGTTTAGTTGGGGTATTGAATGCTGACTCGATGCTGAATTATCCGGATTACCGTGCCTATGAGCGCAGCTTTCAAATGATGGCTCAGGTTTCCGGTCGTGCCGGACGAAAAAAGAAAAGAGGAAAAGTGTTGATTCAAACTTATACACCAGAACACCCAATCATTAAAAATGTGATCGAAAATGATTACGTATCTATGTATAATGGTCAACTGGCAGAAAGAAAAGAATACATTTATCCACCCTACTACAGATTAATCAATATCTGTTTGAAACACAAAAACCAGACATTGGTGAATCAGGCTGCTGCGATCCTTGCAAAATCCTTGCATAAAGTTTTTGGCATTCGCGTTTTTGGCCCGCAATCGCCTGTTATAAACCGAATTCAAAACTACCACATCGTTAATATACTTTTGAAAATAGAGAAGAAAAGTTCGCCATCAAAAGCCAAATGGATTTTAAATCAACACGCGAATCATTTAAAAAGTATGGATCAATTTAAATCTATTCAAGTGAATTTTGATGTTGATCCGATGTAAAAAACTTCTTCCTCAATTTTAAAAGCACCAATAACAGAACTTTTTGCTACTTGATCGATGCTAAAAGCTACGCATAAGATGCTTTATACTTCCTTTCCGATTCTCTTTGATACCTACTCAATGCTATTAGCTACGAACGAGATTCTTTTTACTACCACTTCGATGCTATTAGCTACGCATAAAATGCTATCTGGTGACTTAACGTAGCTTTTTACTGCACTAGCGATGTAAAATACACCGAAACATACGCTTTTTCATGCAAACACAAAGCGTTTTACTCCAAAGCCGTCACAAATTGCATCATGAACCAAATCTTTCACTTCACTACCGGCCCTATTTCCCGAATGATAGGAACATCTGGCTTCTCAACCAATTTCACAGGGCTCGTACGTTTTTTAAAAGTGTTAAAAATACATAAGGGATGTACTAAAAATTCGCGAACACACGAATTTGTTTATCTTTGCTTTCATAATTCAAAAATCAAGAAATAGTGAATATAATTGAATTAGAACAAATCTTTGAATCCTTCTCCAAATTAAATGTATTGATTATCGGCGACGTTATGGTCGACGCTTATGTTTGGGGTAAAGTAGATCGAATATCACCAGAAGCACCGGTACCAATAGTTTCTTGCGTTAGGCGCGAAAGCAGATTAGGCGGAGCGGCAAATGTGGCTTTAAATATCAAATCATTAGGTGCAAAACCGATTCTTTGTTCCGTAATTGGAGACGATGACAAAGGCAAAGAATTCCTAAATCTCCTAACAGAGATACAAGAGGAACACTATGGTATCGTTGTTAGCAACAAACGCAGAACAACCGTAAAAACCCGTTTTATTAGCGATAATCAACATCTTATTCGAGTTGATGAAGAAGACACACATGAATTGGCGGATGAAATAGAGACTGAGTTCATCAATCACATTAAAAGTGTAATTGATAAACATGAGATTCATGCGATTATTTTTGAAGATTACGACAAAGGTGTAATCACCAAAAATCTGATTGAGGAGATCACCAATCTTGCTAATAAAAGAGAAATTCCCGTAGCTGTCGATCCTAAAAAACGTCATTACAGCGACTATAAAAACGTAAGTCTCTTCAAGCCGAATTTCAAAGAATTTGTAGAAGGTTCCAATCTTCTTCTTGAAAAAGGAGATATTCAGGGATTATTTGTTGAAGCCAAAAAGTTTCAGAACGAAATGGGCATTAAAAAACTCTTCATCACCTTATCTGAGTTGGGCGTTTTTATCAGCAACGAAAAAACATATGAACATATTCCTGCCGTAGTTAGACAAATTGCTGATGTTTCAGGAGCTGGGGACACTGTAATTAGTGTTGCAACTTTGTGTTTGGCGGCTGGTATGAATGCACGAGGAATTGCGGCGATATCGAATCTGGCCGGAGGAATTGTTTGCGAAATTCCGGTAGTTGTTCCAATCGACAAGGATCAACTTTTAGCCGAAAGCAGTAAGATCGTCGACAAGCTTTAAATATTGATCAAGCGATCTACTAATTATGAAAAACCCTTATCCTTAGGGAGTTTTAATTTCCTCGGGATTTATCTTATCAACAATAAATATGTTGATAATTCACTTGTCTTTGTTACTATTTTAGATAGCCTCAAAATTTTAAATGTGCTTTAAAATAGTATCTTTGGAACA contains:
- the cmk gene encoding (d)CMP kinase — protein: MDIPEKKLIIAIDGHSSCGKSTVAKDLAKKIGYTYIDSGAMYRVITLFAMRNNLISGDKVDENKLAHLISQVNISFQYNTEKQRHETYLNAELVEDEIRKMDVSNKVSLIAKIKFVREKMVAFQRELSKEGGVIMDGRDIGTVVFPNADLKIFMTADVEIRAIRRYKELKNKGEDISLNEIRENVSKRDFIDENRDESPLRKADDAIILNNSHLTPEEQLDWIVDRMNEIK
- a CDS encoding helix-turn-helix domain-containing protein; the encoded protein is MPIITNLDVMLAKRKMSSKVLADRIGITVANLSILKSGKAKAIRFSTLEAICKELDCKPADILDYVPDEDNSDN
- a CDS encoding DUF2975 domain-containing protein — translated: MKSNKIVLRQLASSFYLFYIVSLLGLVGVILSFFMDLIFEWDGAVEMRFKLISSFVELPTSFTMLDGSKFDGVGEFYILPRVLEINNLFYWILSWLDQFVLFGVVVFITRQLKEVFGSISLASKSNLFFVRENYIRIKRVGLISIIFCIYVFIESTIYSYLFLKDLHVMDIAIHVNPDFSVLFGIFPALIILAIAQVYKAGIDMKEESELTI
- the porQ gene encoding type IX secretion system protein PorQ, which codes for MNRTVILIFIYLLVTLSAKAQSGGENIYEFLNLGSSARVAAMGGDQIALDDVDADYSFYNPAALHPDLDQKVALNYVNYLTDINYGYASYTKYYKKIGTFSLAMHYVNYGKFTEANEFGERTGNFKASDYALIISYGRQLNTNFRVGASVKPIYSSLEKYSSFGLAADLALIYDSSNKLFRTSIVARNFGYQIKAYYGSHREDLPNEILIGMSTKLQYAPFRFALTYRHLEEFDTSYESELNSEDNSFSKSNKNSFSDKALKHLILGIEFLPSKNFSIRLGYNFQRRAELKVDEKTSTVGFTWGFGVKVSRFHINFASAKYHLAGTSNHFSISTRLSDFNFR
- a CDS encoding bifunctional heptose 7-phosphate kinase/heptose 1-phosphate adenyltransferase, encoding MNIIELEQIFESFSKLNVLIIGDVMVDAYVWGKVDRISPEAPVPIVSCVRRESRLGGAANVALNIKSLGAKPILCSVIGDDDKGKEFLNLLTEIQEEHYGIVVSNKRRTTVKTRFISDNQHLIRVDEEDTHELADEIETEFINHIKSVIDKHEIHAIIFEDYDKGVITKNLIEEITNLANKREIPVAVDPKKRHYSDYKNVSLFKPNFKEFVEGSNLLLEKGDIQGLFVEAKKFQNEMGIKKLFITLSELGVFISNEKTYEHIPAVVRQIADVSGAGDTVISVATLCLAAGMNARGIAAISNLAGGIVCEIPVVVPIDKDQLLAESSKIVDKL
- the pfkA gene encoding 6-phosphofructokinase — translated: MKIEIDSNAGFCFGVVNAINKAEGILKEENQLYCIGDIVHNNIEVDRLTAQGLKSISHVQFSKLSGEKVLFRAHGEPPTSYETAKKQNIEIIDASCPVVLNLQKKIKKAYLEIQKSKGQIIIYGKKGHAEVNGLVGQTEGKAIVVENTEDLKLVNFSLPVVLFSQTTKTISGFAEISEHLEKKCKSSLIINDTICRKVSNRVPLLEEFANQHDVIIFVSGKKSSNGKLLFDVCKKTNQNSHFITCPDELNMDWFVNAQSVGVSGATSTPNWLMNETMEKIKLENKSDLSMSKIKKIGVLTSGGDAPGMNAAIRAVVRAAIYNKLEVVGIMQGYEGLINGEIKKMKSHDVSNIIQRGGTILCSARSEEFRTVEGRKKAHEQMIANKIDALVVIGGDGTFSGARVFTQEYDIPVVGIPGTIDNDLFGTDYTIGYDTAINTVTEAVDKIRDTASAHNRLFFIEVMGRDAGFIALRSGIATGAEAILIPERETHTQELQTYLEKEYKEHKTSGIVIVAEGDKSGGAYTIAQEIGKDHPEYDIRVSILGHMQRGGSPSAFDRVTASTLGVAAVDALLDDQKSIMVGLVHGEVSHVSFNKAIKNKKKVKDSLLILNDILSI
- the priA gene encoding replication restart helicase PriA yields the protein MNTLMNKTTDFADIILPLPLAQLFTYSIPEELKADVAIGKRVVVPFGSKKFYTGIVKSIHNTPPTDYSTKEIITCLDESPIINSFQFSFWEWISQYYQCTIGDVFKAALPSGLKLESQTKITVNENFQAQEVLSKTEEQILNVLKHSKDVNISTLNQATGLKNTLPQVKSLLEKGAVSIEEQIINTYKEKKKEFVRLASNFNESDIAAVIDGLKRAKKQQEILHSYLNLSKHYFEENALKVSVTELLKSIDASKGILKSLVEKNILEIYHEKLDRIDLSETETSGLKELNEHQQKAIIETRKQFEEKNCVLLHGVTSSGKTEIYIHLIQEQLQQGKQVLYLLPEIALTTQIINRLRTVFGNKVGIYHSKFNDAERVEIYNNINQNDPENAYQVILGVRSSIFLPFKNLGLVIVDEEHENTYKQFDPAPRYHARDASLYLAHLHKAKTLLGTATPAIETYYNAKTGKYGLVELFQRHQNLEMPEIIIADVKEATRKKQMKSMFSPQLMQMMETCLENKEQIILFQNRRGYSPYLECKSCGWVPHCPNCSVSLTYHRYNNQLVCHYCAHSIHPPTSCEHCGSTEIEDRGFGTEKIEEELTGLFPDARIARMDLDTTRKKMAYEKLIYKFENNELDILVGTQMVSKGLDFDNVSLVGVLNADSMLNYPDYRAYERSFQMMAQVSGRAGRKKKRGKVLIQTYTPEHPIIKNVIENDYVSMYNGQLAERKEYIYPPYYRLINICLKHKNQTLVNQAAAILAKSLHKVFGIRVFGPQSPVINRIQNYHIVNILLKIEKKSSPSKAKWILNQHANHLKSMDQFKSIQVNFDVDPM